The genome window CAAGGGCGAGGCCAGCGAGAACGACCGGCACAACAAGTTCTACGACGAGTATCTCGCCGTGATGGACATGACGGCGGAGTTCTATCTCTCCACTGTCGAGCGCATCTTCAAGGAGCGCGAGATTGCCCGGAACGTCTTTGTGGTCGACGGCAAGAAGGTGGATATCTCGAAGATCACCGATGTGGCCGTGAAGACGGTGGAGGGCGCGAACGACGATATTTCCGCCCCCGGCCAGTGCGTTGCCGCGCTGGACCTCTGCACCGGCCTGCCCGACGAGATGAAGGCGAGCCACCTCGAGCCGGGCGCCGGGCACTACGGCATCTTTGCGGGCCGGAGCTGGCGCAACAACATCCGTCCGCTGGTGCTGGAATTCATCGACGCCAACTGCCGCCATGGCAAACGCAAGCCGACTGCGGTGAAGAAAGCCTCGTAACGATTGGCGGGGTGGCGCCTCCCCCACCTCATGCGGCAAGGGTCGGATGGGCGGTAGGGTGGGTGCCAACCCACCTTCGCCTCACCTCAGGACGAGGGGCGCGTCGAGAAAATCCTTGAGCGCGTGGTTCACGGCGGAGGGCTGCTCCAGCGTGATGTAGTGGCCCGCACCGGCGATCACCTTCAGCTCGGCGTTGGGGATCAGGTCGGCCAGAAACTCGTGGCGTTTGGGCTCGTGGAGCTGATCTTCCTCGCCGCACATCACCAGAACCGGCTGCTTGGCCTTGCGCAGCGTGCGCTGCGGGTCAGGACGGCGTTGCAGCGCGCGGGACTGGCGGACGAAGACATCGGGGCCGAGGGCTTCGGCCATGTCGAGCACGAGGTCGATGATCTCGCCGCGATGCGGCCCCTCCCCTACCCCGGCGGCTTCGATCTGGGCCTTGGCCACCTCGATCAGCCGGCCGTTGCGCACGCCGATGATGCCCGGTTCGCGGTCGGCGGCCACATGGGGCGGCTCAGTCAGCGCGGTCGTCGAGATCAGGGCGATCCGGCTCACCCGGTCGGGCGCGCGGTTGAGCACCTCCATCGCGACCATGCCGCCAAGACCCACACCGCAGAGCGCAAACCGTTTGGGCGCGCCGTCGAGCACCCGCTGGGCGAGCGCGCCGACGCTGTCGGCATGGGCGACCGAGCCGATCTGCACCGCGCGGCTGGCGGAAAAGCTCATGATCTGCGGCCAGAAGGCCCGCGCGTCGCACATGAAGTCGGGAAGAAATACTACCGGGTCGGCCATTCGCTGCCTGTCCTTGCCTCGCGCCGCTCTGCGAGGGCGGCTTTGGCAGGAGGCTACAAGCGCGGCCCCGCTGCCGCAAGGGCACAAGACCGTGTGGCGCAGGCGGGAAACCGCTGCGGGCAAGGTGGTGGCGCTGGCGGGGCGATGCCCTCAGGCGGCCCCGTTCCATTGAAACTCGCCCTTCGGGCCGAGCGGCGAATGCGGGTTCCAGGCGACCTCCCAGATGTGCCCTTCGGGGTCGGCGAAGTAGCCGATGTGACCGCCCCAGAAGATATCATGCGCGGGCTTGAGCAGCCTCGCCCCGGCCTTCTCGGCGGCCTCGAGCAGAGCGGCCACCTCCTCCTTTTCGCGCACGTTGTAGGAATATGTCGCAGCCCCGTGGCCGAGGCTCTCCAGCGGCACGCCCATGTCTCGCGCGAGCATCTCGATCGGATAGAGCCCGAGGGTGGCGCCGATCAGGTCGAAGGCGATGACCCCGTCGGGGGCCTCGACCCGCGCCCAGCCGAGCGCCTCGTAGAAGGCTGCTGCCGCCTCGGGGTTGCGCACCCCGAGGGTGATGAGGCTTATCCGCTGGTCCATTTTGCCCTCCTGCCACTACGGGATCAGGATAAGCGAACAAATAATGAACGTCCAGACGCGATGGCGCGGTCAGTCTTTCTTGCGGGTCAGGATCACGTACATCGCGAGGCAGAGCGTGATGATGTCGGTGATCATGGTTGGCGCGGGCGTGTAGCCCGGCGCGCCGCCGCTGTCGGGGTCGAGCTGGCGGATCGTGGCGGTGAATTCCTGGCTGTCGAAGGAAGACAGGCCGAGGTCGTCGCCGCCTTCCACCAGCTTTTCCAGTGCCTTGGCGAATTGCTCCCAGGCCAGATCGGGGCCAACGAGGGCGCCCATCAGGTCGGCGATCGCTTGGGCCAGCGCCACCGCCTGCTCGCGCAGGCCTTCGATGTTGGCCTTGTGCGAACGCATCGACTGGCGCTCCGAGTAGCCGAGCTTGCGCGGGTTGCCGAAGCGCAGGGTCAGGAACCCCTCGGAGGAGCGCAGGTCGCGCTGGATCATCTCGAGCTGCTTCTGCCAGCGCTCGACTTTGGCCATGATCTCGCCGTGCTTGCTGGAGGTTGTCTTGACGCTGGCGCCCGCGTGCAGCTTGGTGGATTCTTCCAAGACCTGAAGGGTCAGGGTGCGCAGCATGATTTTCTTGGCTTCGTGATTCATCGGGACTCACTCGTCATGTGAAATGGATTTTGTGGCTGGTGTGGGAGCAGAAATTTCTCCCGTGGAGCCAAGGTAGTCACTGCCGGGGGGCGGCACAACCGGCGGCCGGGATTTTAGAGGCCCTTGGCCCAATCGAGAATTGCGGCCACGGCGGCCTCGGTCTGGCCGGGGCTGACGATATCACCCGCGATGACGTGGGACCACGGGTCGTCTGCCGCCGTCAGCTCGGGGTTGATGATCGTGACCGGCCCGCCCCAATCGGCCGCGACCCGGCGGGCGGCCACGGGGCTGACGACCTGATCCTCATCGGAAAAGTAGAACAGCACCGGGATCGGGATGCGGGCATGGTCGAGTGTACGCGCATGGTGGACCAGCGCGGCCATCGGCAGGAGCGCGGTGACGGGGTAGCGCTCTGTCCAGTAACGGGCCTGCGCCTCGTTGATCGGGGTGAAGCCGCGGCGCTCGCCCAGCACGAGAGGCAGCCAGTGGCGCACGAAGGGGGCGCGCAGCAGGAAGGCGGCGCGGGAGTTGACGGCGAAGTTGGGGGCCACGAACACCATGCCCTCCACCTGCGACATGACCTCGGGGTGGGCGGCGGCCATGGAGGTGGCCAGGGTTGCGCCGGTGGAGGTGGCGAGGATCAGGCTGCGCTCTCCGATCCGCTCGGCGATGGCCATGGTCTCGGCCATGTCTTCGAGCCAATCGCCCGCCGTCGGCTCGGCCATGGCATCCTCGCTGCGCCCATGCCCGGAGAGGCGGGTGAAGTAGAGATTGGCCCCGAGCGCCCTTGCCACCTGCTGCGGCACCGGGGCGATTTCGGGCGCGGCGGCGGAGTAGCCGTGGACATAGATCACCGCGAGCGGGGTTTTGGTGCCCGGCTCACCGGCCCAGATCACCTGCTTCTCGGTCCCGGGCACGATGTCGGAAAACTGCTGCTCGCCTTGGGCCAGATAGGCATCAACATCGAGCCCGATCGTGGTGGGGTCGAAGGAGATTTCGGTGTCCACCGGAGCACGGGGCGCGACCACCCAGATCACCGCCAGAAGCGCGAAAACTGCAAGCGTCCAGCGGAGCCAGGGCCGCATCTCAGGGGGCTCCGACCGGGGGCAGCGCGGCCAGCACCTCCTCCAGCGCCTGCTCGATCAGGGCAAGCTGGGGCGGGGCCGAAAACCTGTGGTCGGCGCCCTTCACGAGGGTCAGGCGGATGTCATCGCCCTCGGCGTGGGCCAGCAGGCGCAGGGCCACGTCCTGCGACACGTCCTCATCCGCCGTGCCCTGCAGCATCCGCACCGGATAGGGTAGCAGAAGGGGATCGCGCAGCACGAGCTGGTTGCGCCCCTCCTCGATCAGCCGGCGGGTGATGATGTAGGGCTCGCCGTAGTCGGAGGGCAGCGCGACCTGCCCGGTTTCGGCCAGTTCGGCCCGCTGCGCCGTCGAGAACCCGGCCCACATGCTGTCTTCGGTAAAATCCGGCGCGGCGGCGATGGTCACGAGGCCGGCGAGCCTTGCCCCGAGCCGTCGCGCCATCAGCAGCGAGATCCAGCCGCCCATGGAGGAGCCCACCAGCACCTGCGGGCCCTCGGTGAGCGTGGTGATCGCGGCGGCTGCATCCTCGGCCCAGTCGCCGATCGCGCCCTCGGTGAAGGCGCCGGAACTTTCGCCATGGCCGGAGTAGTCGAAGCGCAGGAAGGCCTGGCCCCGGGCCTGCGCCCAGGCCTCGAGATGCACCGCCTTCGTGCCGCCCATGTCGGACTTGAAGCCACCCAGAAAGACCACCCCCGGCCCCCGGCCCTCGGTGCGGTGATAGGCGATGCGGCGGCCTTCGGGGCTGGTCAGATACTCGGGCAAGGTTGGGCTCTTTCATGCAATGCGCGGCCAACCTAAGGGGCCACCCCTGCCCCATCAACCCTCTTGCCTCGGCGCGGTTTTTCAGCGCAAATCCGGCCCCATGACATACCCGCGTTATACCGATCTGGCCCAGGGCCTGCCGTCCACCGTGCCCTTCGTCGGGCCTGAAACCCAGGAACGCTCAAGGGGACGCACCTTCGATGCGCGCCTTGGGGCGAACGAGAGCGGCTTTGGGCCCTCGCCCTCGGCGATCCGTGCCATCGGCGAGGCGGCGCGGGGCGCGTGGATGTATGGCGACCCCGAGGTGCACGACCTACGCCGGGCGCTCGGCAGCCACCTTGGCGTGGCCCCCGAGGCGGTGATCGCGGGCGAAGGGATCGACGCGCTGCTGGGTTATATCGCCCGGCTGCTGGTTGGCCCGGGCGATGCGGTTGTGACCTCGGACGGCGCCTATCCCACGTTCAACTACCACGTGGCGGGCTTTGGAGGGGTGCTGCACAAGGTGCCCTACCGCGACGACACCGAAGACCCCGAGGCGCTGGTGGCCAAGGCGGCGGAGGTTGACGCCAAGATCATCTACCTCGCCAACCCCGACAACCCGATGGGCAGCTTTCATGGCGCCGAGCGGCTGGCCGCGATGCGGGAGGCGCTGCCGGAGGGCTGCCTGCTGGTGCTCGACGAGGCCTACGTGGAATTTGCCCCGGAGGACGACCTGCTGGAGCTTGACCCCTCGGACGAGGGCATCATTCGTTTGCGCACCTTTTCAAAGGCCTACGGGCTGGCCGGGCTGCGGGTGGGCTACGGTGTGGGCCATCCCGAGCTGATCCGCGCCTTCGACAAGATCCGCAACCACTTCGGCCTTGGCCGGGTGGCGCAGGCCGGGGCGCTGGCGGCACTGGCCGACACCGCGCATCTGGCGCGGGTGCAGGGCGAGGTGGAGGCGGCGCGCCGGCGGATCGGCCGGATCGCCGCGGCAAACGGCCTGACGCCCCTGCCCTCCTGCACCAATTTCGTGACCCTCGACTGCGGCGGCGGTGCGGCCCGCGCAAAGGCCCTCGTGGCCGAGCTGGGGCGGCGGGGCGTGTTCATCCGGATGCCCTTCGCGGCACCGCAGGACCGCTGCATCCGGATCTCGGCGGCGCCCGAGGCCGAGCTTTCGCGGCTAGAAAAGGTGCTGCCGGAGGCGCTTGCCGCGCTCTCGACACCCGTTCACGAGAAATAGACTCTTCTGCGCGACAAGGCGGGGTTAGGCTTGGCGACAGCCAAGGAGTCACCGCCATGCGCAACCGTCCCGTCGGCCGGGTTGAAGACTATACCAACGCCTTTCTGGTCAGCGCAGGCTTCAG of Oceanicola sp. 502str15 contains these proteins:
- a CDS encoding alpha/beta fold hydrolase — encoded protein: MADPVVFLPDFMCDARAFWPQIMSFSASRAVQIGSVAHADSVGALAQRVLDGAPKRFALCGVGLGGMVAMEVLNRAPDRVSRIALISTTALTEPPHVAADREPGIIGVRNGRLIEVAKAQIEAAGVGEGPHRGEIIDLVLDMAEALGPDVFVRQSRALQRRPDPQRTLRKAKQPVLVMCGEEDQLHEPKRHEFLADLIPNAELKVIAGAGHYITLEQPSAVNHALKDFLDAPLVLR
- a CDS encoding VOC family protein, translated to MDQRISLITLGVRNPEAAAAFYEALGWARVEAPDGVIAFDLIGATLGLYPIEMLARDMGVPLESLGHGAATYSYNVREKEEVAALLEAAEKAGARLLKPAHDIFWGGHIGYFADPEGHIWEVAWNPHSPLGPKGEFQWNGAA
- a CDS encoding carboxylesterase, encoding MRPWLRWTLAVFALLAVIWVVAPRAPVDTEISFDPTTIGLDVDAYLAQGEQQFSDIVPGTEKQVIWAGEPGTKTPLAVIYVHGYSAAAPEIAPVPQQVARALGANLYFTRLSGHGRSEDAMAEPTAGDWLEDMAETMAIAERIGERSLILATSTGATLATSMAAAHPEVMSQVEGMVFVAPNFAVNSRAAFLLRAPFVRHWLPLVLGERRGFTPINEAQARYWTERYPVTALLPMAALVHHARTLDHARIPIPVLFYFSDEDQVVSPVAARRVAADWGGPVTIINPELTAADDPWSHVIAGDIVSPGQTEAAVAAILDWAKGL
- a CDS encoding carboxylesterase, with protein sequence MPEYLTSPEGRRIAYHRTEGRGPGVVFLGGFKSDMGGTKAVHLEAWAQARGQAFLRFDYSGHGESSGAFTEGAIGDWAEDAAAAITTLTEGPQVLVGSSMGGWISLLMARRLGARLAGLVTIAAAPDFTEDSMWAGFSTAQRAELAETGQVALPSDYGEPYIITRRLIEEGRNQLVLRDPLLLPYPVRMLQGTADEDVSQDVALRLLAHAEGDDIRLTLVKGADHRFSAPPQLALIEQALEEVLAALPPVGAP
- a CDS encoding pyridoxal phosphate-dependent aminotransferase, translating into MTYPRYTDLAQGLPSTVPFVGPETQERSRGRTFDARLGANESGFGPSPSAIRAIGEAARGAWMYGDPEVHDLRRALGSHLGVAPEAVIAGEGIDALLGYIARLLVGPGDAVVTSDGAYPTFNYHVAGFGGVLHKVPYRDDTEDPEALVAKAAEVDAKIIYLANPDNPMGSFHGAERLAAMREALPEGCLLVLDEAYVEFAPEDDLLELDPSDEGIIRLRTFSKAYGLAGLRVGYGVGHPELIRAFDKIRNHFGLGRVAQAGALAALADTAHLARVQGEVEAARRRIGRIAAANGLTPLPSCTNFVTLDCGGGAARAKALVAELGRRGVFIRMPFAAPQDRCIRISAAPEAELSRLEKVLPEALAALSTPVHEK